The following are encoded in a window of Rosa chinensis cultivar Old Blush chromosome 4, RchiOBHm-V2, whole genome shotgun sequence genomic DNA:
- the LOC112197131 gene encoding protein transport protein Sec61 subunit beta has product MAQGSSQFQATLSSTTSRPGVMALHGSAAATAGMRSHRIGGGGNSSSGGMGGSGSGSGAKNNILSFYTDDAPGLKISPIVMLVMSLCFITALHVFGKLYLHQSTGGA; this is encoded by the coding sequence ATGGCTCAAGGCTCATCTCAGTTCCAAGCGACGTTGTCTTCCACGACCTCACGCCCTGGCGTCATGGCTCTTCATGGTTCAGCTGCTGCCACAGCTGGAATGCGCAGCCATCGTATTGGTGGAGGCGGCAACTCCAGCTCCGGAGGCATGGGCGGCAGCGGCAGTGGCTCTGGTGCCAAAAATAACATACTCAGCTTCTACACCGACGATGCTCCTGGCTTGAAGATCTCCCCCATCGTCATGCTCGTCATGAGCCTCTGCTTCATCACTGCCCTCCACGTCTTCGGCAAGCTCTACCTCCACCAATCCACCGGCGGAGCTTAA